A stretch of Synechococcus sp. MIT S9220 DNA encodes these proteins:
- the atpE gene encoding ATP synthase F0 subunit C, with amino-acid sequence MDSITSAASVVAAGLAVGLAAIGPGIGQGSASQGAVEGIARQPEAEGKIRGTLLLSLAFMESLTIYGLVVALVLLFANPFAG; translated from the coding sequence ATGGATTCCATTACTTCCGCAGCTTCCGTCGTTGCTGCTGGCCTGGCTGTTGGCCTGGCGGCTATCGGCCCTGGTATCGGTCAGGGCAGCGCTTCCCAAGGTGCTGTTGAAGGTATTGCCCGCCAGCCTGAAGCTGAAGGCAAGATCCGCGGCACCCTGCTGCTTTCTCTGGCATTCATGGAGTCGCTGACGATCTACGGCCTGGTTGTGGCTCTGGTGCTTCTGTTCGCCAACCCCTTCGCCGGTTGA
- the queF gene encoding preQ(1) synthase, translating into MSASPAETTRTPLYGERAIADAELICFENPRQGRAYEVSIELPEFTCLCPFSGYPDFAVLRLLYQPGPRVVELKAIKLYVNSYRNRTISHEEVANRILDDLVEACDPVWMQLEADFYPRGNVHTVVRVSHGERQPC; encoded by the coding sequence ATGAGTGCATCCCCCGCGGAGACCACCCGCACTCCCCTTTATGGGGAACGGGCCATTGCCGATGCAGAGCTGATCTGTTTTGAGAATCCTCGCCAAGGCCGTGCCTATGAGGTCTCGATCGAGCTGCCGGAATTCACCTGTCTCTGTCCTTTCTCTGGTTACCCCGATTTCGCTGTGCTGCGACTTCTGTATCAACCTGGGCCTCGGGTCGTTGAGCTGAAGGCCATCAAGCTCTACGTGAACAGTTACAGGAATCGCACCATCTCCCACGAAGAGGTCGCCAATCGCATCCTCGATGACTTGGTTGAGGCTTGCGATCCGGTTTGGATGCAGTTGGAGGCTGATTTCTATCCCCGCGGAAACGTACACACCGTGGTGCGCGTCAGCCATGGAGAGCGCCAACCCTGTTAA
- a CDS encoding cytochrome c biogenesis protein ResB codes for MRLFKRLLALLSSLRLAILLLLLIALASAVGTIIPQQEAPELYLERFNADPWLGLINGNLMLQVQLNHVYSSVWFLSLLALLGLALTLCSWRRQWPSLKAALRWTDYSRPRQLSKLALAETVTCSDSSAALNDLALELREQGWNVRQQNGRLAARRGVIGRVGPLLVHTGLVLLLIGAAWGALAGQRLERFLAPGRSLDLLSPAGENRLSLTLQDFAIERDPAGRPEQFSSTLLLSPQGNQQEERTISVNHPLRYQGITVYQADWSLATITVQLGRSPLLQLPLSNFPELGDQIWGLVLPTRPDGSEPVFLSTGSEQGPVQVFDSDGSLITNLRPGGDGAEVRGLPLRVVEIMPASGLLLKRDPGVPLVYAGFAITLLGGGLSMVATRQIWAVAETQQAKLHVGGLCNRNLAGFATELPLLINRVGALHG; via the coding sequence ATGCGTTTGTTTAAACGACTGCTGGCACTGCTCTCGAGCCTGCGTCTGGCCATTCTGCTGTTGCTGCTGATTGCACTGGCCAGTGCCGTAGGCACGATCATCCCTCAGCAAGAAGCACCTGAGCTCTACCTGGAACGCTTCAATGCCGACCCATGGCTGGGATTGATCAACGGAAACCTGATGCTGCAAGTGCAGCTCAATCACGTTTACTCAAGCGTCTGGTTTCTCTCACTGTTGGCACTGCTCGGGCTGGCACTCACCTTGTGCAGCTGGAGGCGTCAATGGCCGTCACTGAAGGCGGCTCTGCGCTGGACGGATTATTCCCGCCCACGCCAACTGAGCAAACTGGCCCTGGCAGAGACCGTCACCTGCAGCGACAGCAGCGCCGCACTGAATGATCTGGCCTTAGAGCTCAGGGAACAGGGCTGGAACGTGAGACAGCAGAACGGTCGACTCGCCGCCCGACGAGGCGTCATCGGTCGCGTGGGTCCTTTGCTGGTTCATACAGGTCTGGTCCTGCTGCTGATTGGAGCAGCCTGGGGTGCACTGGCAGGACAACGGCTGGAGCGATTTCTCGCCCCTGGACGCTCACTTGATCTGCTGAGTCCAGCCGGCGAAAACAGACTGAGCCTCACCCTGCAGGATTTCGCCATTGAGAGAGATCCCGCCGGCCGACCGGAACAATTCAGCTCGACCTTGCTGCTCAGCCCTCAAGGGAATCAACAAGAGGAACGCACGATCAGCGTGAATCATCCGTTGCGATATCAGGGCATCACCGTTTACCAAGCGGACTGGTCGCTGGCGACGATCACTGTGCAGCTTGGCCGCAGCCCCTTGCTGCAACTGCCATTAAGCAACTTCCCAGAACTGGGCGACCAGATCTGGGGACTCGTGCTCCCCACACGTCCAGATGGGAGTGAACCCGTGTTCCTCAGCACCGGCAGTGAACAAGGTCCGGTGCAGGTGTTTGATTCAGACGGAAGTTTGATCACCAATCTCAGGCCCGGTGGAGACGGGGCTGAGGTGCGAGGACTGCCGCTGAGAGTGGTCGAGATCATGCCGGCCAGCGGCCTGCTGCTCAAGCGTGATCCAGGCGTGCCACTGGTTTATGCAGGCTTTGCGATCACGCTGCTAGGGGGTGGGCTGAGCATGGTGGCCACACGTCAGATCTGGGCTGTTGCTGAGACACAGCAAGCCAAGCTTCACGTCGGCGGCCTTTGCAATCGAAACCTTGCGGGCTTTGCCACAGAGCTTCCCCTGCTCATTAACAGGGTTGGCGCTCTCCATGGCTGA
- a CDS encoding phycobilisome rod-core linker polypeptide, translated as MTVTASSGSPRVSPQLFDTLPLSSVRQAEQQDRFPDGGELDTLITFFRSGNDRLEASKIIASNAEAIVARAANRIFVGGTPLSFLEAPLSTGEVSRAQAVDTAPLAADQAAFEQSVRTFTGDSSITKRGNFFTRLLDVGGGDADVRVVLPTGFTAISVAKYGPAFMRKSVRDLGWFLRYVGYALVAGDPSILAVNTRGLRDILLKNCSLTATNVALQEMRGACAELLRERPEARRLTIDCFNVLLKELAIATPSTKQKLGSRVSQGLQLPAIYALASESAQRFEMRPGLSGAEKTEIIRAAYRQVFERDIAKGYSQTPCRSEASQLVQGKISMREFIRALGRSKEYRNQFYGPFVNSRVVELAYRHFLGRGISSLEEFRKAFSIVSDQGLNGLIDVIVNSSEYAQTFGEETVPYLRDLGEEAQESAGWGSNRRLFRFSAPFEGAPQYVTLYASYRQPLADQHVYGGGNDPVGNQYGAIFPSDTASVTTRPAPFSYDTRRLLVSNGMAQPGQMDSPQFRGSRPRKVGPRVVRLQQISTGGSALPRRGGQPSIRNTESSTQAVIKAVYIQVLGNSGYEGERLNSQEARLENGDISLRDFIRSVARSDAFRRRYWEGLYIAKSIEVMHRRLLGRPTFGRWEIDALFDTAARRGFYGLVDALIDSKDYSDCFGEDTVPYERFITPKDLTTRRAPGLRRALDPSIGARVNVSMTPRPEAIRREALRTTGDVTKRNIADKSQRSRFGGKWTADISGFTPPEQLAAFMLRRSSGSAATLNQWSRPSQSNRGQAGLQAALPLGDASGYKRREGLPTQASLARVSSESELREILDATYRQLLNRVPLETERLTSAESLLRNGQIDLDGFVESVALSEPFQDRLSRMAPLRAATAASLALLGRASTPSETSRFLQVRAESGQPTAVRNLLELRAETGSEPSDVPGLSTLSSRSGVPQSTITRTASLYGGNAGLTPRPDQAL; from the coding sequence ATGACCGTGACCGCCAGCAGCGGCAGCCCAAGGGTTTCCCCACAGCTGTTCGACACCCTGCCGCTCTCCAGCGTTCGTCAGGCGGAACAACAGGACCGTTTCCCTGACGGGGGCGAACTCGACACGTTGATCACATTCTTCCGCAGCGGCAATGACCGCCTGGAAGCTTCAAAGATCATCGCCAGCAACGCTGAAGCGATCGTCGCCCGCGCGGCCAACAGAATTTTTGTCGGAGGAACTCCACTTTCGTTCCTCGAGGCGCCACTCAGCACAGGCGAAGTGTCCCGGGCACAGGCCGTCGATACCGCCCCGCTGGCGGCTGACCAGGCCGCCTTCGAACAATCCGTGCGCACCTTCACGGGTGACAGCAGCATCACCAAGCGCGGCAATTTCTTCACCCGGCTCCTTGATGTCGGCGGCGGCGATGCCGATGTACGCGTCGTTCTGCCCACGGGTTTCACCGCCATCAGCGTGGCCAAGTACGGCCCTGCATTCATGCGCAAATCGGTGCGCGACCTGGGCTGGTTTCTTCGCTATGTGGGCTACGCATTGGTGGCCGGAGACCCAAGCATCCTTGCGGTGAATACGCGCGGACTGCGCGACATCCTTCTCAAGAACTGTTCTCTGACCGCCACCAATGTGGCCCTTCAGGAGATGCGAGGAGCCTGCGCAGAGCTGCTTCGGGAGCGCCCAGAGGCCCGCCGACTCACCATCGACTGCTTCAACGTGCTCCTGAAGGAACTCGCCATTGCGACGCCTTCCACAAAACAGAAGCTCGGCAGCCGTGTCAGCCAAGGGCTTCAGCTCCCAGCGATCTACGCCCTGGCATCCGAATCAGCACAGCGTTTCGAAATGCGCCCTGGCCTGTCCGGAGCGGAGAAAACTGAAATCATTCGAGCCGCCTACAGACAGGTCTTTGAGCGCGACATCGCCAAGGGCTACTCCCAGACCCCCTGTCGTTCAGAAGCCAGCCAGCTGGTGCAGGGCAAGATTTCAATGCGGGAATTCATCCGCGCGCTGGGCCGAAGCAAGGAATACCGGAATCAGTTTTACGGACCCTTTGTCAACAGCCGGGTGGTGGAACTGGCCTACCGCCATTTCCTTGGACGCGGCATCAGCTCGCTCGAGGAATTCCGCAAAGCCTTTTCGATCGTCAGCGACCAGGGACTGAACGGTCTGATTGATGTGATCGTGAACAGCAGCGAATATGCGCAAACTTTTGGTGAGGAGACTGTTCCTTACTTGCGCGACCTGGGTGAAGAGGCACAGGAGAGTGCTGGCTGGGGATCGAACCGCCGTTTGTTCCGCTTCAGCGCACCGTTCGAGGGAGCACCCCAATACGTCACGCTGTATGCCTCTTACCGCCAGCCTCTCGCTGATCAGCATGTTTACGGCGGCGGCAATGATCCCGTCGGCAATCAGTACGGAGCGATCTTCCCTTCAGACACGGCTTCGGTGACGACGCGTCCCGCACCCTTCAGCTATGACACCCGCCGCCTGCTGGTGAGCAATGGCATGGCGCAACCGGGACAAATGGACAGTCCTCAGTTCCGGGGCAGCCGGCCTCGCAAGGTGGGACCGCGAGTGGTTCGACTCCAGCAGATCTCCACAGGCGGTTCGGCGCTTCCACGCCGCGGCGGCCAGCCGAGTATTCGCAACACCGAATCCTCAACCCAGGCGGTGATCAAAGCCGTCTACATCCAGGTGCTTGGCAACTCCGGCTACGAAGGAGAACGCCTCAACTCCCAGGAAGCCCGTCTGGAAAACGGAGACATCAGCCTCCGCGACTTCATCCGTAGCGTGGCTCGCTCGGATGCCTTTCGCCGTCGCTACTGGGAAGGCCTTTACATCGCCAAGTCCATCGAAGTGATGCACCGCCGCCTTCTGGGCAGGCCCACCTTCGGTCGCTGGGAGATCGATGCTCTCTTCGACACCGCAGCTCGCCGAGGGTTTTATGGCTTGGTCGATGCCTTGATCGACAGCAAGGACTACAGCGACTGCTTCGGTGAAGACACCGTTCCATACGAACGCTTCATTACGCCCAAAGACCTGACCACCCGTCGTGCTCCGGGATTACGCAGGGCATTGGATCCCTCGATCGGGGCCAGAGTCAACGTGTCAATGACTCCACGGCCAGAAGCGATCCGTCGAGAAGCACTCCGAACGACCGGTGACGTCACCAAGAGAAATATCGCTGACAAGAGTCAGCGCAGCCGCTTCGGCGGAAAGTGGACAGCCGACATCAGCGGCTTCACTCCCCCTGAACAGCTGGCCGCTTTCATGCTTCGGCGCTCATCCGGTTCCGCAGCCACGCTGAACCAGTGGTCCCGTCCATCCCAGTCCAACCGTGGACAAGCTGGGCTTCAGGCGGCACTTCCTCTTGGCGATGCCAGTGGTTACAAGCGACGCGAGGGCCTTCCCACCCAGGCATCCCTCGCGCGGGTGTCTAGTGAATCCGAGCTGCGCGAGATCCTTGATGCGACTTACCGACAACTGTTGAATCGCGTGCCACTGGAAACAGAGCGCCTGACGTCAGCGGAGTCATTACTCAGAAATGGGCAGATTGATCTCGATGGCTTCGTCGAATCAGTTGCCCTGAGCGAACCCTTCCAGGATCGACTCTCGCGGATGGCGCCACTTCGTGCTGCCACCGCAGCTAGCCTTGCTCTGCTTGGAAGAGCCTCCACCCCATCGGAGACCAGCCGTTTCCTCCAGGTGAGAGCTGAATCTGGCCAACCGACTGCCGTGCGCAATCTGCTGGAACTCCGCGCCGAAACCGGTTCTGAGCCTTCGGATGTACCTGGGCTCAGCACACTGAGTTCACGCAGTGGCGTGCCGCAGTCAACCATCACTCGAACGGCAAGTCTCTACGGCGGCAATGCGGGCCTGACCCCACGACCCGATCAAGCACTCTGA
- a CDS encoding allophycocyanin, with product MSIVSNSIINADAEARYLSPGELDQIKAFVSGGQRRLRVAQVLSESRERIVKTAGGQLFQKRPDVISPGGNAYGEAMTATCLRDMDYYLRLVTYGVVAGDVTPIEEIGVIGARELYRSLGTPLEAMAEAVREMKTVAMGILSGADAEEAGFYFDYVVGALA from the coding sequence ATGAGCATCGTCTCCAACTCGATCATCAACGCGGACGCCGAAGCCCGCTATCTGAGTCCAGGAGAACTGGACCAGATCAAGGCGTTCGTCAGCGGAGGCCAACGTCGCCTGCGAGTCGCTCAGGTTCTCAGCGAGAGCCGTGAACGCATCGTCAAGACTGCAGGCGGACAGCTCTTTCAGAAGCGTCCTGATGTCATCTCTCCTGGCGGCAACGCCTACGGAGAAGCCATGACCGCAACATGTCTGCGGGACATGGACTACTACCTCCGTCTTGTGACCTACGGCGTAGTCGCTGGTGACGTGACCCCGATCGAGGAGATCGGCGTGATCGGAGCCCGTGAGCTCTACCGATCCCTCGGAACTCCCCTCGAGGCCATGGCTGAAGCCGTTCGTGAGATGAAAACCGTGGCAATGGGCATCCTTAGTGGTGCTGATGCCGAGGAAGCCGGCTTCTACTTCGACTACGTGGTGGGCGCTCTCGCCTGA
- a CDS encoding methyltransferase — protein sequence MNPKPSDAATPVVSDFYDRFPYPGDPLQDGPPPGYNWRWCHESVLAAVHGAVPSQADPAASLRILDAGCGTGVSTDYLCHLNPGAQILAVDISAGALEVARERLQRSGAADQVDALRQEQRSLLDLKGEGPFDYINSVGVLHHLREPLAGMKALGSLLADTGLIHLFLYADGGRWEIHRTQRALCRLGAGSGAEGLRLGRELFQVLPEGNRLRQNYEQRWLIDTAADSNFADMYLHPQETSYDLRRLFDLIEAAGLQFAGFSNPAVWDLSRLLSGELLERAAMLPEREQWLLVEDLDPEISHFEFFVAKQPVQSNRWEDDSALLQAIGRRQSCLWGWPSSSLLGPDLEPIALSASELALLEAVERQPKTALGDLNLGPETVSVARGLLSRRLLLLEASRT from the coding sequence ATGAACCCCAAGCCCTCGGATGCCGCCACCCCTGTGGTGAGTGACTTTTATGACCGGTTCCCATATCCGGGGGATCCGCTTCAGGACGGACCGCCTCCCGGCTACAACTGGCGCTGGTGCCATGAAAGCGTTCTGGCAGCAGTGCATGGTGCAGTGCCATCGCAGGCTGATCCAGCGGCTTCTCTGCGAATTCTTGATGCGGGTTGTGGGACGGGCGTCAGCACGGATTACCTCTGTCACCTCAATCCAGGAGCGCAGATCCTGGCGGTGGATATCAGTGCGGGAGCTCTTGAAGTAGCCCGTGAACGCTTGCAGCGATCCGGTGCCGCGGATCAGGTGGATGCGTTGCGTCAGGAGCAGCGCAGTCTTCTCGATCTCAAGGGTGAGGGCCCCTTTGACTACATCAATTCCGTGGGCGTTCTGCATCACCTGCGCGAGCCGCTGGCGGGAATGAAGGCTCTGGGTTCGCTGTTGGCAGACACAGGATTGATCCACTTGTTCCTCTACGCCGATGGGGGACGTTGGGAGATTCATCGAACCCAGCGTGCGTTGTGCCGATTGGGTGCTGGTAGCGGAGCCGAAGGTCTGCGTCTTGGCCGTGAACTCTTTCAGGTTTTGCCTGAGGGCAATCGTCTGCGCCAGAACTATGAGCAGCGTTGGCTGATCGATACCGCTGCCGATTCGAATTTCGCTGATATGTACCTCCATCCGCAGGAGACCAGTTACGACCTCAGGCGCCTGTTCGACCTGATCGAAGCCGCCGGACTTCAGTTCGCCGGCTTCTCGAATCCCGCCGTATGGGATCTGAGCCGTTTGCTGTCAGGTGAACTGCTGGAGCGTGCAGCCATGCTCCCTGAGCGTGAACAGTGGCTGCTGGTTGAAGACCTCGACCCTGAGATCAGTCATTTCGAGTTCTTTGTGGCCAAGCAACCCGTGCAATCCAACCGCTGGGAGGACGATTCAGCCTTGCTCCAGGCCATTGGTCGGCGACAGTCGTGTTTATGGGGTTGGCCTTCCTCCAGCCTTTTGGGTCCGGATCTGGAGCCGATTGCTCTCTCGGCATCCGAGCTGGCATTGCTTGAAGCTGTTGAGCGCCAGCCCAAAACGGCTTTGGGTGACCTCAACCTCGGGCCTGAGACCGTTTCAGTGGCAAGAGGTCTCTTGTCGCGCCGGCTGCTGCTTCTGGAAGCTTCCAGAACCTGA
- the atpB gene encoding F0F1 ATP synthase subunit A, which yields MALLPFTLPFAELEVGNHLYWQIGNLNLHGQVFLSSWILIGALLALVLVGTRKLDRDPRGVQNLLEFLWDYLRDLARDQIGEKYYREWLPFIGTLFLFIFVSNWGGALIPWKVFELPEGELGAPTADINTTVAMALLVSLAYFYAGLSKKGLRFFELYVEPTPIMLPFKIIEEFTKPLSLSFRLFGNILADELAVGVLVYLVPLIVPLPVMLLGLFTSAIQALIFATLAAFYIGEGLHEHH from the coding sequence ATGGCTTTGCTGCCTTTCACACTGCCTTTCGCTGAACTGGAGGTCGGGAACCATCTGTATTGGCAGATCGGCAACCTCAATCTTCACGGCCAGGTCTTTCTGAGTTCCTGGATCCTGATCGGCGCTCTCCTTGCTCTCGTCCTTGTTGGTACGCGCAAGTTGGATCGCGACCCAAGAGGCGTGCAGAACCTGCTCGAATTCCTCTGGGATTATCTGCGTGATCTCGCTCGTGATCAGATCGGAGAAAAATATTATCGAGAGTGGCTGCCCTTCATTGGAACCCTGTTCCTGTTCATTTTTGTGAGCAATTGGGGTGGCGCTCTGATTCCTTGGAAAGTTTTTGAACTTCCTGAAGGTGAACTGGGTGCTCCTACGGCAGACATCAACACCACAGTGGCGATGGCTCTGCTCGTCTCTCTCGCTTACTTCTATGCGGGATTGAGCAAAAAGGGTCTGAGATTTTTTGAGCTCTATGTAGAGCCAACTCCGATCATGCTCCCCTTCAAGATCATTGAGGAGTTCACAAAACCACTTTCACTGTCTTTCCGACTTTTCGGAAACATCCTGGCAGATGAACTTGCGGTTGGAGTTCTTGTTTATCTGGTTCCTCTCATCGTTCCTCTGCCTGTGATGCTGCTTGGACTGTTCACCAGTGCGATCCAGGCTCTGATTTTCGCGACATTGGCTGCCTTCTATATCGGCGAAGGTCTGCATGAACACCACTAG
- a CDS encoding phycobilisome linker polypeptide, whose translation MRLFKVTACIPSPEKVRTQRELQNTFFTKWVPYDSWFAEQQRIQKQGGRIIKVELCTGGQQVNVGN comes from the coding sequence ATGCGGTTGTTCAAAGTCACCGCCTGCATCCCCAGCCCTGAGAAGGTTCGGACGCAGCGCGAATTGCAGAACACCTTCTTCACCAAGTGGGTTCCCTACGACAGCTGGTTCGCTGAACAACAGCGCATCCAGAAACAGGGTGGACGCATTATCAAGGTGGAGCTCTGCACCGGCGGGCAACAGGTCAACGTCGGCAACTGA
- a CDS encoding F0F1 ATP synthase subunit B', with the protein MTWLLLAEAAVPEGGLFDLDATLPLMAVQVVLLTFLLNSLFFRPVGKVVEDREGYISTSLADAKQKLEQVQRLEAELTEQLRGARQAAQAAILEAEQEVDNLYREAIATTEADANRTREQARREIEAQREQAQSQLMGKVDEFSTKIIQRLLAVS; encoded by the coding sequence ATGACCTGGCTTCTGCTTGCTGAAGCAGCGGTGCCGGAGGGAGGTCTTTTTGACCTCGATGCCACCTTGCCTTTAATGGCAGTCCAGGTGGTTCTCCTGACCTTCCTGCTCAATTCCCTCTTCTTCCGGCCGGTCGGCAAGGTCGTGGAAGATCGTGAGGGTTACATCTCCACAAGCCTTGCTGATGCCAAGCAAAAGCTTGAGCAAGTCCAGCGTCTTGAGGCTGAACTCACTGAACAACTCCGAGGCGCTCGCCAGGCCGCTCAGGCCGCCATCCTCGAAGCTGAGCAGGAGGTCGACAATCTGTATCGCGAGGCCATCGCGACAACTGAAGCCGATGCCAATCGCACGAGGGAACAAGCCCGTCGGGAGATTGAGGCACAGCGAGAGCAGGCTCAGTCGCAGCTGATGGGCAAGGTCGATGAGTTCAGCACAAAGATCATTCAACGTCTGCTGGCTGTTTCATGA
- a CDS encoding FtsW/RodA/SpoVE family cell cycle protein, producing the protein MSSPTVISKRSRSSRQGTLREQQKAAAGSKPFWERFLPLDWSLWPAEARLLLTLTAIWSLAGLLVLASASWWVAAREQGEGAYYVKRQLVWMAASWSLMSFTASINLRRWLKWAGPALWIGCLLIAATLVMGTTVNGASRWLVIGPIQIQPSELVKPFVVLQAANLFAHWKRTGLDQKLLWLSSFGILVLLILKQPNLSTAALSGLLIWLMAFSAGLPLFQLFGTAIGGALLGTASILINEYQRLRVISFLNPWKDPQGDGYQLIQSLLAIGSGGVFGQGFGLSTQKLQYLPIQSTDFIFAVYAEEFGLVGSLLLLLFLMLIGYLGLRVALRCRSNQARLVAIGCAALLVGQSVMNVAVASGAMPTTGLPLPLVSYGGNSLLSSLMIVGLLIRCSLESTGLIGGRGQAQRLASDQRRSRPDR; encoded by the coding sequence TTGAGCAGCCCCACCGTGATCTCCAAAAGGAGTCGATCCTCACGTCAGGGCACCCTGCGGGAACAGCAGAAGGCTGCTGCTGGATCCAAGCCTTTCTGGGAGCGGTTTCTTCCGCTCGACTGGTCGCTCTGGCCTGCGGAAGCACGCCTGCTGCTGACACTCACGGCCATCTGGAGCCTGGCAGGCCTGCTGGTGCTCGCGTCAGCCAGCTGGTGGGTCGCGGCCCGTGAACAAGGAGAAGGGGCGTACTACGTCAAAAGGCAGCTGGTGTGGATGGCCGCCAGCTGGAGCCTGATGTCATTCACCGCATCGATCAATTTGCGGCGCTGGTTGAAATGGGCGGGGCCCGCACTCTGGATTGGCTGCCTATTGATTGCAGCGACTCTGGTGATGGGAACCACCGTGAACGGCGCCAGCCGCTGGCTGGTGATCGGCCCAATTCAGATTCAGCCTTCCGAACTCGTGAAACCGTTTGTCGTGCTGCAAGCTGCAAACCTGTTTGCACACTGGAAACGGACCGGGCTGGATCAGAAGCTGCTTTGGCTGAGCAGTTTTGGAATTCTGGTGCTGCTGATTCTCAAGCAACCCAACCTGAGCACAGCTGCGTTAAGCGGCCTTCTGATCTGGCTGATGGCCTTCTCAGCAGGACTTCCGCTGTTTCAGCTGTTCGGGACGGCCATCGGAGGAGCACTGCTGGGCACCGCCAGCATCCTGATCAACGAATACCAACGTCTACGCGTGATCTCCTTTCTGAATCCATGGAAGGATCCGCAGGGTGATGGATATCAACTCATTCAAAGCTTGCTGGCGATTGGCTCGGGCGGGGTTTTCGGCCAGGGCTTTGGTCTCTCGACTCAGAAACTTCAATATCTGCCGATTCAGAGCACCGACTTCATCTTCGCGGTCTACGCCGAAGAATTCGGTCTGGTGGGCTCCTTGCTGCTGCTTCTCTTCCTGATGTTGATCGGCTATTTGGGACTGCGCGTTGCCCTCCGATGCCGCAGCAATCAGGCCAGGCTCGTTGCCATCGGTTGCGCGGCACTCCTGGTAGGCCAATCGGTGATGAACGTGGCCGTGGCATCCGGAGCCATGCCAACCACCGGACTGCCACTGCCGCTGGTGAGCTATGGAGGCAACTCACTGCTTTCGAGTTTGATGATCGTCGGACTTCTGATCCGCTGCTCTCTGGAATCCACAGGCTTGATCGGTGGGCGGGGCCAAGCTCAACGACTGGCATCGGATCAACGCCGTTCACGCCCTGATCGATAG
- a CDS encoding cytochrome c biogenesis CcdA family protein, with amino-acid sequence MNHALQQPGPLSLGAVLVVGALTSLGPCSLSLLPVTLAYLAGFESDQPAWQRSLAFCGGIVGALVMLGSLSGLLGGIYGQVPGLIPTLVALLAVVMGLNLLGVVRLPLPAGPDPNAWSRKVPAPLAPIAAGLAFGLAASPCTTPVLAVLLGWIASSGNAITGLVYLSSFGIGQVLPLLLAGSMAASLPKLMAMRSISRWIPSISGVVLLTIGTLTLLTRLV; translated from the coding sequence CTGAATCATGCACTTCAGCAGCCTGGTCCGCTCAGTCTTGGTGCTGTTCTGGTCGTGGGAGCCCTCACCAGCCTTGGACCGTGCTCACTGTCGCTGCTGCCGGTGACGCTGGCGTACCTGGCCGGATTTGAAAGCGATCAACCTGCTTGGCAACGAAGTCTTGCCTTTTGCGGAGGCATCGTGGGGGCCCTGGTGATGCTGGGCAGCCTGAGCGGACTGCTGGGTGGCATTTACGGTCAGGTACCTGGTCTGATCCCCACCCTGGTTGCGTTGCTGGCCGTGGTGATGGGGCTCAACCTGCTTGGAGTTGTGCGACTGCCCCTGCCGGCAGGCCCGGATCCCAATGCCTGGAGCCGCAAGGTGCCAGCACCGCTGGCACCGATTGCCGCTGGCCTGGCCTTCGGTCTTGCCGCTTCTCCCTGCACTACCCCTGTGTTGGCCGTTCTGCTGGGCTGGATTGCCAGCAGTGGCAACGCAATCACAGGACTGGTTTATCTCAGCAGCTTCGGAATCGGCCAGGTGCTGCCTTTGCTCCTTGCTGGAAGCATGGCGGCGTCCCTTCCCAAGCTGATGGCGATGCGCTCGATCAGTCGCTGGATCCCCAGCATCAGTGGTGTCGTGCTGCTCACGATCGGCACGCTCACTTTGCTGACGAGGCTGGTCTAA
- the apcB gene encoding allophycocyanin subunit beta, with product MQDAITNVINKSDVQGLYLDTASMSNLESYFASGELRVKAAATISANASAIIRDAVAKALLYSDITRPGGNMYTTRRYAACIRDLDYYLRYSTYAMLAGDTSILDERVLNGLKETYNSLGVPIGATVQAIQAMKEVTASLVGPDAGNEMGVYFDYICSGLGN from the coding sequence ATGCAAGACGCGATCACCAACGTCATCAACAAGTCCGACGTCCAAGGTCTCTACCTGGATACGGCATCCATGAGCAACCTCGAGAGCTACTTCGCAAGCGGTGAGCTGCGCGTGAAGGCTGCCGCAACCATCAGTGCGAATGCTTCCGCCATCATCCGCGATGCTGTGGCCAAGGCTCTCCTGTACTCGGACATCACCCGTCCTGGTGGCAACATGTACACCACTCGCCGCTATGCAGCCTGCATCCGCGATCTGGATTACTACCTGCGTTACTCCACCTACGCCATGCTCGCTGGCGACACCTCGATTCTTGACGAGCGTGTGCTCAATGGCCTGAAAGAGACCTACAACTCCCTGGGAGTCCCCATCGGAGCAACCGTTCAGGCGATTCAGGCCATGAAAGAGGTCACCGCCTCACTGGTTGGCCCTGATGCTGGCAACGAAATGGGTGTGTACTTCGACTACATCTGTTCCGGTCTCGGCAACTGA